In Spirosoma aureum, a single genomic region encodes these proteins:
- a CDS encoding ABC transporter ATP-binding protein: MELQIQNVSKTYSTGGSRFGRSRISGQTNAVQALKNVTLTIPTGMYGLLGPNGAGKSTLMRILATLQEPDTGSIHLGDINVVNQPDQVRQTLGYLPQEFGVYPKVSAEELLDYFAVLKGFSERKSRREVVEALLHKTNLWEVRKQKLGGYSGGMRQRFGVAIALLGNPKLLIVDEPTAGLDPAERVRFLNLLSELGENSVVILSTHIVEDVSELCTRMAIINKGEILYEAEPLKAMERLNGLIWRKIIQKNELAQIDREHKIISTKLLGGRTVVHVYSEETPADFELVQPDLEDVYFTAMADNAMAGNVDTSQNRLRDGQQPKED; the protein is encoded by the coding sequence ATGGAATTACAAATTCAAAACGTTTCTAAAACCTATTCCACCGGCGGGTCCCGTTTTGGCCGCTCCCGCATCAGCGGACAGACCAATGCGGTGCAGGCATTGAAGAATGTAACCCTCACCATTCCAACTGGCATGTACGGACTGCTGGGCCCAAACGGTGCTGGCAAATCGACGCTCATGCGCATCCTGGCTACGTTGCAGGAGCCGGATACCGGCAGTATCCATCTGGGCGACATCAATGTGGTCAATCAGCCCGACCAGGTTCGTCAGACACTTGGTTATCTGCCGCAGGAATTTGGCGTCTATCCGAAGGTAAGCGCGGAGGAACTGCTGGATTACTTCGCCGTGCTCAAGGGTTTCTCAGAACGAAAATCACGCAGAGAGGTCGTAGAAGCGCTGCTCCACAAAACGAATCTTTGGGAGGTACGTAAGCAAAAGCTGGGTGGTTACTCGGGGGGTATGCGGCAGCGTTTTGGGGTGGCTATAGCCCTGTTAGGAAATCCAAAACTGCTGATCGTCGACGAACCGACAGCCGGATTGGACCCGGCAGAGCGGGTGCGCTTCCTCAATTTATTAAGTGAGTTGGGGGAGAACAGTGTGGTTATCCTCTCGACCCATATTGTGGAGGACGTCAGCGAGCTGTGCACACGAATGGCCATTATCAACAAGGGCGAGATTCTGTATGAGGCCGAACCGCTAAAGGCAATGGAAAGGCTGAACGGGCTAATCTGGCGAAAGATCATTCAGAAAAATGAACTGGCACAGATAGACCGTGAGCACAAGATTATCTCTACCAAACTGCTTGGCGGACGTACGGTCGTCCATGTGTACAGCGAAGAAACGCCCGCTGATTTTGAACTGGTGCAGCCTGACCTCGAGGATGTTTACTTCACAGCAATGGCAGACAATGCCATGGCGGGTAATGTCGATACATCTCAGAATCGCCTACGAGATGGCCAACAACCAAAGGAAGACTAA
- a CDS encoding serine hydrolase domain-containing protein, translated as MIRESDAIPVTSLFSGHKSTLLKISPIHPIFLSTHFENQSTFKGMKIKLLSATLLLGAFWATAYAQTLDKAKLDQFFDRLSEKNKAMGSLIIAKDGNVLYARSIGYSQINATEKKPLTAANRFRIGSITKMFTAAMILQLVEEGKLKLTDTLDKFFPQVPNARKITIEQLLWHRSGIPNVRREQNAQENVNTIPVTKDEILALIVKTTPDFEPDTRHSYSNSGYQLLGLILEKVSGKSYGEALTERITAKIGLANTYLATGAIDVSKAEALTYMNFGNGWKPVRETHPSILFSAGAIISTPNDLTKFIQALFDGKIVSTASLDQMKTIRDGEGSGMEPFTFVGKTFYGHTGGADNYGAWVAYQPGEKLAVAYTTNAKVYPVANIMNGIMDIYYNKPFTIPTLESIAVKPEVLDKYVGAYSFPGAPAKFMITRDGETLYAQPPGQSAVPLEATAENKFQIEGVLIIEFDMAKNQMIIKRRGGERVFTKEN; from the coding sequence ATGATCAGAGAATCTGACGCAATTCCTGTTACCAGTTTATTTTCAGGGCATAAATCAACGCTGCTAAAGATCAGCCCGATCCACCCTATTTTTTTATCAACGCACTTTGAAAATCAAAGCACTTTTAAAGGCATGAAAATCAAATTACTATCGGCTACCTTACTATTAGGGGCATTTTGGGCCACTGCCTACGCTCAAACATTGGACAAAGCTAAACTGGACCAGTTTTTTGACCGGCTCAGTGAAAAAAACAAGGCCATGGGGAGTCTCATCATCGCCAAAGACGGTAATGTGCTTTACGCCCGTTCCATCGGTTACAGCCAGATCAACGCCACGGAAAAGAAACCCTTGACCGCTGCGAACCGGTTCCGGATTGGTTCGATCACCAAAATGTTCACAGCTGCAATGATTTTACAGCTCGTCGAGGAAGGAAAACTTAAGCTGACCGACACGCTCGACAAGTTCTTTCCGCAGGTGCCAAACGCCAGGAAAATTACGATCGAGCAACTACTCTGGCATCGTAGCGGTATCCCCAACGTCAGGCGCGAGCAGAATGCTCAGGAAAACGTGAATACGATTCCAGTGACGAAAGATGAGATACTCGCCCTTATTGTCAAAACCACGCCCGATTTCGAACCGGACACCAGGCATTCCTACAGCAACTCCGGCTATCAGCTTTTAGGTCTTATTCTGGAAAAGGTAAGCGGCAAATCCTATGGGGAGGCCCTCACGGAAAGAATCACGGCAAAGATCGGGCTTGCGAATACGTACCTGGCGACCGGAGCCATCGATGTGAGCAAAGCCGAAGCGCTGACCTATATGAACTTCGGCAACGGGTGGAAACCGGTGCGTGAAACTCATCCCAGCATCCTCTTCAGCGCTGGCGCGATTATTTCGACGCCGAATGACCTGACTAAATTCATTCAGGCGCTGTTCGACGGGAAGATCGTGTCAACGGCGAGTCTGGATCAGATGAAAACGATCAGGGATGGTGAGGGGTCGGGTATGGAACCCTTCACGTTCGTCGGTAAGACCTTCTATGGGCACACGGGCGGGGCCGACAACTATGGAGCGTGGGTGGCTTACCAGCCGGGAGAAAAACTGGCGGTGGCTTACACGACGAACGCAAAGGTTTACCCGGTGGCCAATATCATGAACGGCATTATGGACATTTACTACAATAAACCATTTACGATTCCCACCTTAGAATCAATCGCGGTCAAACCGGAAGTGCTGGACAAATACGTTGGTGCTTATTCATTCCCTGGAGCTCCTGCTAAATTTATGATCACGCGTGACGGGGAAACGCTTTATGCGCAGCCGCCCGGACAATCGGCGGTCCCGCTCGAAGCAACGGCAGAGAATAAATTTCAAATCGAGGGGGTGTTGATCATCGAGTTCGACATGGCGAAAAACCAGATGATAATCAAACGGCGTGGTGGGGAGCGGGTTTTCACAAAAGAAAATTAA
- a CDS encoding potassium transporter KefB, which translates to MTQRTNLTTPSIHPDSVEKRMVQGAGIALILIALFLLPVREPDPAWGKLWMIKPLLIVPVAGAIGGIIYHLLDHLRYQGGWKKALAYLLSLIGYIIAVWMGTVLGLAGTLWD; encoded by the coding sequence ATGACACAGAGAACCAATTTAACAACACCGAGCATTCATCCAGATTCAGTTGAAAAACGGATGGTACAGGGCGCAGGAATCGCTTTAATCCTGATTGCACTTTTTCTGCTTCCCGTTAGAGAGCCTGATCCGGCCTGGGGAAAACTATGGATGATTAAACCGCTACTTATTGTCCCGGTGGCCGGTGCTATAGGTGGTATAATTTATCACCTTCTCGACCATCTACGTTACCAGGGAGGCTGGAAAAAAGCACTGGCTTATTTATTGAGCCTGATTGGATACATCATTGCAGTATGGATGGGCACTGTTCTGGGGTTAGCGGGTACGTTGTGGGATTGA
- a CDS encoding winged helix-turn-helix domain-containing protein — translation MKITINGLHKAFESRIKLGIMAALAINNMLDFNSLKEFLDVTDGNLASHLKALEKEEFIRVEKSFVDKKSNTNYAATELGRKAFTDHLNALEKLIKGVTE, via the coding sequence GTGAAAATAACGATCAATGGTTTACATAAAGCATTTGAAAGCCGTATCAAGCTTGGTATTATGGCAGCCCTGGCTATTAATAATATGCTTGATTTCAATTCACTCAAGGAGTTTCTTGATGTGACCGACGGCAATCTGGCAAGCCATCTGAAAGCATTGGAGAAAGAAGAGTTTATTCGGGTAGAAAAATCATTTGTTGATAAAAAATCGAACACAAATTATGCCGCTACGGAGCTCGGTCGGAAAGCGTTTACCGATCACTTAAATGCCCTGGAAAAACTAATTAAGGGGGTTACAGAGTAA
- a CDS encoding dienelactone hydrolase family protein: MNEIKKEDIKQEVFDLYDDYAHNRLDRRDFMQKLSTYAVGGITVASLMSFLMPDYQGAIQIKADDPRLKSDYINYQSTKGGGTIKALVSMPVDAKKKLGGIVVVHENRGLNPHIADVARRAALAGFISIAPDALTPLGGYPGTDDEGRALQSKRDRNEMLEDFIAGYDYLKNHKDCNGKVGVVGFCFGGWIANMMAVRIPDLSASVPFYGGQPTGDDVSKIKAPLLLHYGELDKGVNAGWPAYEAALKQNNKEYTAYVYPNANHGFHNDTTPRYDKAAAELAWKRTIDFFSAKLT; the protein is encoded by the coding sequence ATGAACGAAATCAAAAAAGAGGACATCAAACAGGAAGTGTTTGATCTTTATGATGACTATGCGCACAACCGGCTCGACCGGCGTGACTTTATGCAAAAACTGTCTACGTATGCAGTGGGCGGGATTACTGTAGCGTCGCTGATGAGTTTTCTCATGCCAGATTACCAGGGTGCTATCCAAATTAAAGCCGATGATCCGCGTTTAAAATCAGACTACATCAACTATCAGTCGACAAAAGGTGGCGGAACGATCAAAGCCCTGGTATCGATGCCTGTGGATGCGAAAAAGAAACTCGGCGGCATTGTTGTGGTTCATGAAAACAGGGGCCTGAATCCGCACATTGCCGATGTCGCCAGACGAGCGGCTCTGGCTGGCTTTATTTCGATCGCACCCGATGCATTAACTCCGTTAGGCGGCTATCCGGGTACTGACGATGAGGGCCGTGCGCTGCAAAGTAAACGGGACCGGAATGAAATGCTGGAAGATTTTATTGCTGGCTATGATTATCTAAAAAACCACAAAGATTGTAATGGCAAAGTGGGTGTTGTCGGTTTTTGTTTTGGCGGGTGGATTGCCAACATGATGGCTGTCCGCATTCCCGATTTATCAGCATCCGTGCCGTTCTATGGCGGCCAGCCAACGGGCGACGACGTTTCCAAAATAAAGGCTCCTCTCCTATTACATTATGGAGAACTGGATAAAGGGGTTAATGCGGGTTGGCCAGCTTATGAAGCGGCATTAAAACAGAATAATAAGGAATACACGGCTTACGTATACCCGAATGCCAATCACGGCTTTCACAACGATACAACCCCTCGTTATGACAAAGCTGCTGCCGAACTTGCCTGGAAACGTACAATTGACTTTTTCTCAGCGAAATTGACGTAA
- a CDS encoding YceI family protein, giving the protein MQNNLFFSAALATLFLTGDLLPATGVLKTPEKSNIRLSLAKATTYSVDPAQSTISWNAKKVTGEHNGIVKMAKGQLNLEGNKLIGGTFVADMSTLRDVDKGETNPFNEKLVNHLRSDDFFAVEKYPTSTFKIISAKPITGARPGEPNYTIVGDLTMKATTKTQTFPATINLSGDVVQATAKFAVNRLDYDIKYRAAIIGTAADKIIDDTFSLDLKIVATKAPL; this is encoded by the coding sequence ATGCAAAACAACCTGTTTTTTAGTGCTGCTCTGGCAACACTGTTTCTGACCGGCGATCTGCTACCTGCCACTGGAGTACTTAAAACTCCTGAAAAATCCAACATTCGTTTGAGCCTTGCTAAAGCCACAACCTACTCAGTTGATCCGGCCCAAAGTACAATCAGCTGGAACGCAAAAAAAGTAACCGGAGAACATAATGGCATTGTTAAAATGGCCAAAGGTCAACTCAACCTTGAAGGGAATAAACTCATTGGGGGCACCTTCGTTGCCGATATGAGCACCCTGCGCGACGTCGACAAGGGCGAAACGAATCCATTTAATGAAAAACTGGTCAATCACCTGCGGTCGGATGACTTCTTTGCGGTAGAAAAATACCCTACCTCGACCTTCAAAATAATAAGCGCCAAACCGATCACCGGTGCCCGGCCCGGAGAGCCCAATTATACGATCGTTGGCGATCTGACCATGAAAGCAACGACTAAAACACAGACGTTTCCAGCCACAATAAACCTGTCTGGCGATGTAGTACAAGCCACCGCCAAGTTTGCTGTCAATCGCCTTGACTACGATATAAAGTACAGAGCCGCCATAATTGGAACGGCTGCCGATAAAATTATCGATGATACATTTTCGCTGGATCTTAAGATTGTGGCAACAAAAGCACCTCTCTAA